A DNA window from bacterium contains the following coding sequences:
- a CDS encoding metal-sensitive transcriptional regulator, with amino-acid sequence MARTVAGVDPRAKVRILARLQSIEGHWRAIVRMVDEDRYCIDVIKQIGAVQSAVDKATALLLERHLSHCVTDAIRSDNTRQRERAIAELLDVFEHGRHYARPNGGGGTA; translated from the coding sequence ATGGCCCGAACGGTTGCGGGCGTCGACCCGCGGGCGAAGGTGCGGATCCTGGCGCGGCTGCAGAGCATCGAGGGCCACTGGCGCGCGATCGTACGGATGGTCGACGAGGACCGGTACTGCATCGACGTCATCAAGCAGATCGGGGCGGTGCAGAGCGCGGTGGACAAGGCCACGGCGCTGCTCCTGGAACGCCACCTCAGCCACTGCGTCACGGACGCGATCCGGTCGGACAACACGCGGCAGCGCGAGCGGGCGATCGCGGAGCTGCTCGACGTCTTCGAGCACGGCCGCCATTACGCCCGGCCGAACGGCGGGGGAGGGACCGCCTAA
- a CDS encoding heavy metal translocating P-type ATPase has translation MATTTVDLPIEGMTCASCVRRVEKSLLKVDGVGAATVNLAAAKARVAFDPGVATVDALRAAVERAGYGVAPAPGGAPVEGAPPEGGEPALDRGLDDLRRKWVTSLVLGAAMMALMYLPLRLDPTLWAPVLLIAASVVQFWAGGVFYSAAWAAGRHGGATMDTLVAVGTGAAYGYSAFITLWPSLARRWGAPFHLYYDSAVIIIALILLGRWLERRAMRQMSAAIRALAALQPRTARVIRDGAERDIPVESVQVGDHVRVRPGEKVPVDGIVLEGEAAVDESMLTGESLPVGKAPGATVIGATLNRSGSLVFRAMKVGRDTTLAQIVRLVEEAQASKAPVQRLADAIAAVFVPAVLVVTLLTFAGWLLLGPEPRFIHALTAAIAVLIIACPCALGLATPTAIMVGTGKAAGLGILIRGGEALEQARRVTGIVLDKTGTLTLGRPEVVHVLTAGDVGEGDLLRYAAAAERGSEHPLGEAILARARALGLELPPAEQFRSVAGKGITAVVDGRRLALGNRALMEELGAALDGLAERAGAMARAGATPMFVALDGRGAGLIAVADRIRPDARDAVAQLRALGLDVWMLTGDHRLAAEALAADAGIPPDRVLAEVAPRQKAEQVKTLQAAGQVVAMVGDGINDAPALAQADLGIAIGTGTDVAMAASDVTLVGGDLRNIVAAIALSRKTVGVIKEGLFWAFAYNVVLIPVAMGALYPFFHVLLSPVLAAAAMAMSSVSVVTNALRLRGFRRPDNVEEVLHPPLRAVAGEHAYLGGIALLAVLVGAAALVLVHR, from the coding sequence ATGGCGACGACCACCGTTGACCTGCCGATCGAAGGAATGACCTGCGCGTCGTGCGTGCGGCGGGTCGAGAAGTCCTTGCTCAAAGTCGACGGCGTGGGCGCCGCGACGGTCAATCTCGCCGCGGCCAAGGCCCGCGTCGCCTTTGACCCCGGCGTGGCCACGGTGGACGCGCTGCGGGCCGCGGTGGAGCGGGCCGGGTACGGCGTGGCCCCGGCCCCCGGAGGGGCGCCCGTGGAAGGCGCGCCCCCCGAAGGGGGGGAGCCCGCCCTGGACCGCGGGCTCGACGATTTGCGCCGCAAGTGGGTGACCAGCCTGGTGCTCGGCGCCGCGATGATGGCGCTGATGTACCTGCCGCTGCGGCTCGACCCGACCCTCTGGGCGCCGGTGCTGCTCATCGCGGCGTCGGTCGTCCAGTTCTGGGCCGGGGGCGTGTTCTATTCGGCCGCGTGGGCCGCCGGCCGCCACGGCGGCGCGACCATGGACACCCTGGTCGCGGTCGGCACCGGCGCGGCCTACGGCTACAGCGCCTTCATCACGCTCTGGCCCTCGCTGGCCCGGCGGTGGGGGGCTCCGTTCCACCTCTATTACGACTCCGCGGTCATCATCATCGCCTTGATCCTGCTCGGCCGGTGGCTGGAACGGCGGGCGATGCGGCAGATGAGCGCGGCCATTCGGGCGCTCGCGGCGCTCCAGCCGAGGACCGCGCGCGTGATCCGCGACGGCGCGGAACGCGACATCCCGGTCGAGTCGGTGCAGGTCGGCGATCACGTCCGGGTCCGCCCGGGCGAAAAGGTTCCGGTCGACGGGATCGTGCTCGAAGGCGAAGCGGCCGTCGACGAGAGCATGCTGACCGGGGAGAGCCTGCCGGTGGGCAAGGCGCCGGGGGCCACGGTGATCGGCGCGACGCTCAACCGGAGCGGGTCACTCGTCTTCCGCGCCATGAAAGTCGGCCGGGATACGACGCTCGCGCAGATCGTCCGGCTCGTCGAGGAGGCCCAGGCATCCAAGGCGCCGGTCCAGCGTCTCGCCGACGCCATCGCCGCGGTCTTTGTCCCCGCGGTGCTGGTCGTGACCCTCCTGACATTCGCGGGGTGGCTGCTGCTCGGGCCGGAACCGCGCTTCATCCACGCGCTCACGGCCGCGATCGCGGTCCTGATCATCGCCTGTCCGTGCGCCCTCGGCCTCGCGACGCCGACGGCCATTATGGTCGGCACGGGAAAGGCGGCGGGACTCGGCATTCTCATCCGCGGCGGCGAAGCCCTGGAGCAGGCCCGGCGGGTGACGGGCATCGTGCTCGACAAGACCGGGACCCTGACGCTCGGCCGGCCCGAGGTGGTGCACGTGCTGACGGCCGGCGACGTCGGGGAAGGGGATCTCCTCCGGTACGCCGCGGCGGCGGAGCGTGGATCGGAGCATCCCCTGGGCGAGGCGATTCTGGCGCGGGCGCGGGCGCTCGGCCTTGAGCTGCCGCCCGCCGAGCAGTTCCGTTCGGTCGCGGGCAAAGGGATCACGGCGGTCGTGGACGGCCGCCGGCTCGCGCTCGGCAACCGCGCGCTCATGGAAGAGCTCGGAGCGGCGTTGGACGGTCTGGCGGAGCGCGCGGGGGCGATGGCCCGCGCGGGCGCGACGCCGATGTTCGTAGCGCTCGACGGCCGCGGCGCCGGCCTCATCGCCGTGGCGGATCGCATCCGGCCGGACGCCCGGGACGCCGTGGCCCAGCTCCGCGCGCTGGGGCTCGACGTGTGGATGCTGACCGGCGACCACCGGCTGGCGGCCGAGGCGCTGGCCGCGGACGCCGGCATCCCTCCGGACCGCGTCCTGGCCGAGGTCGCGCCCCGGCAGAAGGCCGAGCAGGTCAAGACGCTCCAGGCCGCCGGGCAGGTGGTCGCCATGGTAGGCGACGGCATCAACGACGCCCCCGCGCTGGCACAGGCCGATCTCGGCATCGCCATCGGGACCGGCACCGACGTCGCCATGGCCGCGTCGGACGTCACGCTCGTCGGCGGCGACCTGCGGAACATCGTCGCCGCGATCGCGCTATCGCGCAAGACGGTGGGCGTGATCAAGGAAGGGCTGTTCTGGGCGTTCGCCTACAACGTCGTGCTGATCCCCGTCGCGATGGGCGCCTTGTACCCGTTCTTTCACGTGCTCTTGAGCCCCGTGCTGGCCGCCGCGGCGATGGCGATGAGCAGCGTGAGCGTGGTCACGAACGCCCTGCGGCTGCGCGGGTTCCGGCGTCCGGACAACGTCGAGGAGGTGCTGCACCCGCCGCTGCGCGCGGTCGCCGGCGAACATGCGTACTTGGGCGGGATCGCGCTCCTTGCCGTGCTCGTAGGCGCCGCCGCGCTCGTGCTGGTGCACCGCTAG
- a CDS encoding glycoside hydrolase family 15 protein, whose product MGYLPIESYGVVGDLRTAALVGTDASIDFFCFPRFDSPSVFQALLDDEKGGRFAITPLVEDARHRQLYLPDSNVLLSRFLANEGVAEISDFMPLETAGGTPQLVRRAKTVLGEIRYRLVCAPRFDHARAAHRAVATDDGVVFTPEANHLPALRLRADVPLGVRNGDAVAEFTLAAGKTAAFVLEEARPGEAARADLRGYVSRSFKETLNYWRRWGARSTYRGRWRSTVNRSALALKLLTSREFGSIVAAPTFGLPEMVGGERNWDYRFTWIRDASFTIYALLHLGYTEEAAAFMRWMVQRCEDPNPDGSLQTMYGIDGRRDLTEVTLPHLTGYRDSHPVRIGNDAYRQLQLDIYGELLDSVYLFDKSVAPISSVFWEALTGLIEWVCENWRRPDEGIWEVRGGAQEFCQSRLMCWVALDRALRLARRRSYPAPVGRWRDIRDEIYHSMFHDFWSSERQAFVQHTGSSALGAANLRMPLVRFMSPLDPRWLSTLRAIQHDLVDDSLVYRYRVEQAPDGLRGHEGTFNTCSFWYIEALSRSGDIEQARLLFEKNLAYANSLGLYSEQLGRRGEHLGNFPQALTHIALISAACDLNRRLEAAGQGA is encoded by the coding sequence ATGGGATACCTCCCCATCGAGAGTTACGGTGTGGTCGGCGACCTCCGGACGGCCGCCCTCGTCGGGACCGACGCATCGATCGACTTCTTCTGTTTTCCGCGGTTCGACTCGCCGTCCGTCTTTCAGGCCCTGCTCGACGACGAGAAAGGCGGCCGGTTCGCCATCACCCCCCTCGTCGAAGACGCCCGGCACCGCCAGCTCTACCTCCCGGACTCCAACGTGTTGCTGAGCCGGTTTCTCGCCAACGAGGGCGTGGCGGAGATCTCCGACTTCATGCCCCTCGAGACGGCCGGCGGCACGCCGCAGCTCGTTCGCCGCGCCAAGACCGTGCTGGGCGAGATTCGGTATCGCCTCGTCTGCGCGCCCAGATTCGATCACGCCCGCGCCGCCCATCGGGCGGTCGCGACGGACGATGGCGTCGTGTTCACCCCCGAGGCCAACCATCTGCCGGCCCTCCGGCTGCGGGCCGACGTGCCGCTGGGCGTCCGGAACGGCGACGCGGTCGCGGAGTTCACGCTCGCGGCCGGGAAGACCGCCGCGTTCGTCCTGGAAGAGGCGCGCCCGGGCGAGGCCGCGCGGGCCGACCTCCGTGGCTACGTGTCCCGCTCATTCAAAGAGACGCTCAACTATTGGCGCCGCTGGGGTGCGCGCTCGACGTATCGGGGCCGGTGGCGCTCGACGGTCAACCGGTCCGCCCTGGCCCTGAAACTGCTCACGTCCCGGGAATTCGGCTCCATCGTGGCCGCCCCCACCTTCGGGCTGCCGGAGATGGTCGGCGGGGAGCGCAACTGGGACTACCGGTTCACCTGGATCCGAGACGCGTCGTTCACGATCTACGCGTTGCTCCATCTCGGCTATACGGAGGAGGCCGCGGCGTTCATGCGCTGGATGGTGCAGCGGTGCGAGGACCCAAATCCGGACGGATCCTTGCAGACGATGTACGGCATCGACGGCCGCCGCGACCTCACCGAGGTGACGCTCCCGCACCTTACGGGCTACCGGGACTCGCATCCGGTCCGGATCGGCAACGATGCCTACCGCCAGCTGCAACTGGACATCTACGGCGAGCTGCTCGACAGCGTGTACCTCTTCGACAAGTCGGTGGCGCCCATCTCGTCCGTATTCTGGGAGGCCCTGACCGGGCTGATCGAGTGGGTGTGTGAGAACTGGCGTCGGCCCGACGAGGGCATCTGGGAAGTCCGGGGAGGCGCCCAGGAGTTCTGCCAGTCCCGGTTGATGTGCTGGGTGGCGCTGGACCGCGCCCTGCGGCTGGCCCGCCGCCGTTCGTATCCGGCGCCGGTCGGCCGGTGGCGCGACATCCGCGACGAGATCTACCACAGCATGTTTCACGATTTCTGGAGTTCCGAGCGCCAGGCGTTCGTGCAGCACACAGGATCCTCGGCCCTCGGCGCCGCTAATCTCCGGATGCCGCTCGTGCGATTCATGAGTCCCCTCGACCCGCGCTGGCTCTCCACGCTGCGCGCGATCCAGCACGACCTCGTGGACGACTCGCTCGTGTACCGTTACCGGGTCGAACAGGCGCCGGACGGTCTGCGCGGACACGAGGGCACCTTCAACACGTGCTCGTTCTGGTACATCGAAGCACTGTCGCGCTCCGGCGACATCGAACAGGCGCGGCTCTTGTTCGAAAAGAACCTGGCGTATGCGAACTCGCTGGGACTCTACTCGGAGCAACTGGGGCGGCGCGGCGAGCACCTCGGCAATTTTCCCCAGGCGCTCACCCACATCGCCCTCATCAGCGCGGCCTGCGATCTGAACCGGCGGCTCGAGGCGGCCGGGCAGGGCGCCTAG
- the rpiA gene encoding ribose-5-phosphate isomerase RpiA gives MRPAGPRGPLEQYKREAAVAAVAAEVRDGMVVGLGTGSTAAYAVRELGRRVREDGWRIEGVPTSERTAALARECGVPLVTLDATPDVVLDGADQVDPSLAIIKGGGGAHAREKIVATAARRSVIVADHTKAVTRLHGPVPLEVLPFAVPWILRTAAARVPGAEARPRLSDGRPVVTDNGNVVVELVCGPIDDPAALATELDGVPGIVEHGLFVGVADVVYLAGPEGLIKNFAKPR, from the coding sequence GTGAGGCCGGCCGGGCCGCGCGGTCCGCTGGAGCAGTACAAGCGGGAGGCGGCCGTGGCGGCGGTGGCGGCGGAGGTCCGCGACGGGATGGTGGTGGGCCTCGGGACGGGCTCAACGGCCGCCTACGCCGTCCGCGAACTTGGCCGCCGGGTGCGCGAGGACGGCTGGCGGATCGAGGGCGTGCCGACCTCGGAGCGCACCGCGGCGCTGGCCCGTGAGTGCGGCGTTCCGCTGGTCACGCTCGACGCCACGCCGGACGTCGTCCTCGACGGCGCCGACCAGGTCGATCCGTCCCTGGCGATCATCAAAGGGGGCGGCGGCGCGCACGCCCGCGAGAAGATCGTGGCCACGGCCGCCCGCCGGTCCGTCATCGTGGCGGACCACACCAAGGCCGTCACCCGGCTCCACGGGCCCGTCCCGCTGGAAGTGCTGCCGTTTGCCGTTCCGTGGATCCTCCGCACCGCGGCGGCGCGCGTGCCGGGTGCCGAAGCCCGGCCGCGTCTCAGCGACGGCCGACCCGTGGTGACCGACAACGGCAACGTGGTCGTCGAACTGGTGTGCGGTCCCATCGACGATCCCGCCGCGCTGGCGACCGAGCTCGACGGGGTGCCCGGTATCGTGGAGCACGGGCTCTTTGTCGGCGTCGCCGACGTCGTGTATTTAGCCGGGCCGGAGGGACTAATCAAGAATTTTGCCAAACCACGTTAG
- a CDS encoding heavy-metal-associated domain-containing protein, producing MTTVVLRVPDISCEHCERTIRQALGRTAGVRDVDVNIPAKEVRVAYDEAAVDLERLKAVLHDEDYPVASVAPAKL from the coding sequence ATGACCACGGTCGTGCTGCGCGTTCCCGATATCTCCTGCGAACACTGTGAGCGGACGATCAGGCAGGCGCTCGGCCGGACGGCCGGCGTCCGCGACGTCGACGTGAACATTCCGGCGAAGGAAGTGCGGGTCGCCTACGACGAGGCGGCGGTCGACCTCGAGCGGCTCAAGGCCGTGCTCCACGACGAGGACTACCCGGTCGCGTCGGTCGCGCCCGCCAAGTTGTAG
- a CDS encoding adenosine-specific kinase, with amino-acid sequence MDTHVVAVENPNALNVILGQAHFIKTADDLHEALVGAVPNIRFGLAFCEASGPRLVRTSGTDPGLVDLAVRNARALGCGHVFVLFLDGAFPINVLGAIRQVPEVCRVFCATANPLEVLVAETEQGRGVLGVIDGQPPVGVEGPDDVRARRDLLRRFGYKL; translated from the coding sequence ATGGACACGCACGTGGTGGCGGTCGAGAATCCGAACGCGCTCAACGTGATTCTCGGCCAGGCGCACTTCATCAAGACGGCGGATGACCTTCACGAGGCCCTCGTCGGCGCGGTCCCCAACATCCGATTCGGCCTGGCGTTCTGCGAGGCGAGCGGCCCCCGGCTCGTCAGGACGAGCGGCACCGATCCCGGGCTCGTCGATCTCGCCGTCCGGAACGCCCGCGCGCTCGGGTGCGGACACGTGTTTGTCCTCTTCCTGGACGGCGCCTTTCCCATCAACGTGCTCGGCGCCATCCGGCAGGTGCCCGAGGTCTGCCGCGTCTTCTGTGCCACGGCAAACCCCCTGGAAGTCCTCGTCGCGGAAACGGAGCAGGGACGCGGCGTGCTCGGGGTCATCGACGGCCAGCCGCCGGTCGGCGTCGAGGGCCCCGACGACGTGCGCGCGCGACGGGACCTGCTCCGGCGGTTCGGCTACAAATTGTGA
- a CDS encoding isoamylase early set domain-containing protein produces MATVVPVTFRFPARLMPTARTVSVVGSFNGWNAAVHRMRRAGDGDWAVTVYLTPGRAVYCFSVDGMMWLDPADEGRVPNGWGSEYSVRHVAAAPGMFAAAQPA; encoded by the coding sequence ATGGCAACGGTGGTGCCTGTGACGTTTCGCTTTCCCGCGCGGCTGATGCCCACGGCACGAACGGTGTCCGTCGTCGGGTCGTTCAACGGCTGGAACGCGGCCGTCCATCGCATGCGGCGGGCGGGTGACGGCGATTGGGCGGTGACGGTGTACCTGACTCCCGGCCGTGCCGTATATTGCTTTTCGGTGGACGGCATGATGTGGCTGGATCCGGCGGACGAGGGCCGCGTCCCGAACGGGTGGGGCTCAGAGTACTCCGTGCGACACGTCGCGGCGGCGCCGGGGATGTTCGCCGCGGCACAGCCCGCGTAG
- a CDS encoding metallophosphoesterase: MGVVADIHCGPDRDVLPGSRTPALLDRFVGAMRELRPACVVDLGDRINSVAAGQDGVRERYVRRRLEEAGAPVYHVLGNTDVQRLAKHETLAAIGTGWAARAVDLGPVRLILLDTVDPPVEGVGGAIAATQLDWLRAALAAHETPCLVFGHHPLDEPAVAGHRYFAERPDLAAVRNRAEVRAVLEHAPAVRAVFAGHLHWARAAQIGAIPYVTVGSLTDAAYTGGEPAGCYAAIAAGPDAVDVSVWGRAPAQWSFPR; the protein is encoded by the coding sequence ATCGGCGTCGTCGCGGACATTCACTGCGGTCCGGACCGGGACGTTCTGCCGGGCAGCCGGACTCCGGCGCTGCTCGACCGATTCGTGGGGGCGATGCGGGAGCTCCGGCCGGCCTGCGTCGTGGATCTGGGCGACCGGATCAACAGCGTCGCGGCCGGCCAGGACGGTGTTCGAGAGCGCTATGTCCGGCGGCGTCTCGAGGAGGCCGGCGCGCCGGTGTACCATGTCCTCGGCAATACCGACGTGCAGCGTCTCGCGAAACACGAGACGCTCGCCGCGATCGGCACGGGCTGGGCCGCGCGGGCCGTCGACCTCGGTCCGGTGCGCCTCATCCTCCTCGACACGGTCGACCCTCCGGTCGAAGGCGTGGGCGGGGCGATCGCCGCGACGCAGCTCGACTGGCTGCGCGCCGCGCTCGCGGCGCACGAGACGCCGTGCCTGGTCTTCGGGCATCATCCGCTCGACGAGCCGGCGGTGGCGGGGCATCGGTACTTCGCCGAGCGCCCCGACCTCGCCGCCGTGCGGAACCGCGCCGAGGTACGGGCGGTCCTCGAGCACGCGCCGGCCGTGCGGGCCGTGTTTGCCGGTCATCTGCACTGGGCGCGCGCGGCGCAGATCGGCGCGATTCCCTACGTGACCGTGGGATCGCTCACCGACGCCGCGTACACCGGCGGCGAGCCCGCCGGATGCTACGCGGCGATCGCCGCCGGCCCGGACGCGGTCGATGTGTCGGTGTGGGGCCGCGCGCCGGCGCAGTGGTCGTTTCCACGGTGA
- a CDS encoding OsmC family protein — protein MNATMHWAGGMRFDGTAESGGKVALDARPEHGGTGQGPSPMETLLLALAGCTGMDVVSILGKMRAPLAGLEIHVSGDRAEAHPRVFTRIRLEYVLSGAGLETDQVRRAVDLSQEKYCSVSAMLRQSAELTYSWRIATGT, from the coding sequence ATGAATGCCACGATGCACTGGGCGGGCGGCATGCGCTTTGACGGCACGGCGGAATCCGGCGGGAAGGTCGCCCTCGATGCCCGGCCGGAGCACGGCGGCACCGGTCAGGGGCCGTCCCCGATGGAAACGCTTCTGCTTGCGCTGGCCGGCTGCACCGGGATGGACGTCGTGTCGATCCTGGGCAAGATGCGCGCGCCGCTTGCCGGCCTCGAGATCCATGTGTCCGGCGACCGCGCCGAGGCCCACCCGCGGGTGTTCACGCGGATCCGTCTCGAGTACGTGCTGTCGGGCGCCGGCCTCGAGACCGACCAGGTCCGGAGGGCCGTCGATCTCAGTCAGGAGAAATACTGCTCCGTCTCCGCGATGCTGCGTCAAAGCGCCGAGTTGACCTACAGCTGGCGCATCGCCACGGGCACGTAA